From a single Catenulispora sp. EB89 genomic region:
- a CDS encoding TIGR03960 family B12-binding radical SAM protein, which translates to MPVESVFPQLEAVLPTVQKPIQYIGGELNSTVKDWDACDVRWALMYPDAYEVGLPNQGVMILYEVLNEREGVLAERTYSVWPDMEKVMREQKIPQFTVDAHRPVKDFDVFGLSFSTELGYTNMLNALDLAGIPLEARDRTADHPIVLAGGHAAFNPEPIADFLDAAVVGDGEGAVLAITDLIRAWKNEGRPGGREELLFRLAKTGNVYVPRFYDVDYLPDGRIRRVAPNRPGVPFRVAKHTVMDLDEWPYPKQPLVPLAETVHERMSVEIFRGCTRGCRFCQAGMITRPVRERSITGIGEMVKAGLEATGYEEVGLLSLSSADHTEIAEVAKGLADRYEGTNTSLSLPSTRVDAFNIDLANELSRNGRRSGLTFAPEGGSERMRKVINKMVTEEDLIRTVTAAYSAGWRQVKLYFMCGLPTETDEDVLQIAELARKVIKAGREASGTRDIRCTVSIGGFVPKPHTPFQWAAQLDAEGTDARLVKLRDAIRADKNYGKAIGFRYHDGKPGVIEGLLSRGDRRVGKVIREVWERGGRFDGWSEHFSYQRWADATVAALAETPVDLAWYTTREREYNEVLPWDHIDSGLDRDWLWEDWQDALEAAEGGGNEVEDCRWTPCYDCGVCPQMGTEIQVGPTGVKLLPLTVV; encoded by the coding sequence ATGCCAGTCGAATCCGTGTTCCCGCAGCTCGAAGCGGTCCTGCCGACGGTGCAGAAGCCGATCCAGTACATCGGCGGCGAGCTGAACTCGACCGTCAAGGACTGGGACGCGTGCGACGTCCGCTGGGCCCTGATGTATCCCGATGCCTATGAGGTCGGGCTCCCCAACCAGGGCGTCATGATCCTCTACGAAGTGCTCAACGAGCGCGAGGGCGTGCTGGCCGAGCGCACCTACTCGGTGTGGCCGGACATGGAGAAGGTGATGCGGGAGCAGAAGATCCCGCAGTTCACCGTGGACGCGCACCGGCCGGTGAAGGACTTCGACGTCTTCGGCCTGTCCTTCTCCACCGAGCTCGGCTACACGAACATGCTCAACGCGCTGGACCTGGCCGGGATCCCGCTGGAGGCCCGGGACCGGACCGCGGACCACCCGATCGTGCTGGCCGGCGGGCACGCCGCGTTCAACCCGGAGCCGATCGCCGACTTCCTGGACGCCGCGGTGGTCGGCGACGGCGAGGGCGCGGTGCTGGCGATCACCGACCTCATCCGCGCCTGGAAGAACGAGGGCCGCCCCGGCGGCCGCGAGGAGCTGCTGTTCCGCCTGGCCAAGACCGGCAACGTCTACGTGCCGCGGTTCTACGACGTCGACTACCTGCCCGACGGCCGCATCCGCCGGGTCGCGCCGAACCGGCCGGGCGTGCCGTTCCGCGTGGCCAAGCACACCGTCATGGACCTGGACGAGTGGCCCTACCCGAAGCAGCCGCTGGTCCCGCTGGCCGAGACCGTGCACGAGCGGATGTCGGTGGAGATCTTCCGCGGCTGCACCCGCGGCTGCCGCTTCTGCCAGGCCGGGATGATCACCCGGCCGGTCCGTGAGCGCTCCATCACCGGCATCGGCGAGATGGTCAAGGCGGGCCTGGAGGCCACCGGCTACGAGGAGGTCGGCCTGCTCTCGCTGTCCAGCGCCGACCACACCGAGATCGCCGAGGTCGCCAAGGGCCTGGCCGACCGCTACGAGGGCACCAACACCTCGCTGTCCCTGCCCTCCACCCGGGTCGACGCCTTCAACATCGACCTGGCCAACGAGCTCTCGCGCAACGGCCGCCGCAGCGGTCTGACCTTTGCCCCCGAGGGCGGCAGCGAGCGCATGCGCAAGGTCATCAACAAGATGGTGACCGAGGAGGACCTGATCCGCACCGTCACCGCCGCCTACAGCGCCGGCTGGCGGCAGGTGAAGCTGTACTTCATGTGCGGGCTGCCCACCGAGACCGACGAGGACGTCCTGCAGATCGCCGAGCTCGCGCGCAAGGTCATCAAGGCCGGCCGCGAGGCCTCCGGCACCCGCGACATCCGCTGCACGGTGTCCATCGGCGGGTTCGTGCCCAAGCCGCACACCCCCTTCCAATGGGCCGCGCAGCTCGACGCCGAGGGCACCGACGCCCGCCTGGTGAAGCTGCGCGACGCCATCCGCGCCGACAAGAACTACGGCAAGGCCATCGGCTTCCGCTACCACGACGGCAAGCCCGGCGTCATCGAGGGCCTGCTCTCGCGCGGCGACCGGCGGGTCGGCAAGGTGATCCGCGAGGTCTGGGAGCGCGGCGGCCGCTTCGACGGCTGGAGCGAGCACTTCTCCTACCAGCGCTGGGCGGACGCGACCGTGGCGGCCCTGGCCGAGACCCCGGTCGACCTGGCCTGGTACACCACGCGCGAGCGCGAGTACAACGAGGTCCTGCCCTGGGACCACATCGACTCCGGCCTGGACCGGGACTGGCTGTGGGAGGACTGGCAGGACGCGCTGGAGGCGGCCGAGGGCGGCGGGAACGAGGTCGAGGACTGCCGCTGGACGCCGTGCTACGACTGCGGCGTGTGCCCGCAGATGGGGACCGAGATCCAGGTGGGGCCCACGGGGGTGAAGCTGCTTCCGCTGACGGTCGTCTGA
- the rodA gene encoding rod shape-determining protein RodA, with protein sequence MTLNPAIYKGPAAMPVAESRRRASRLRRFDWTLLAAALALSVYGAILVWSATRGRTSLTGGDPQFFLKRHLMNLAIGLVLMALTSLLSYAWVRAVTPVFYVLALLGLVAVLSPLGSTVNGAKSWIELGGGFSIQPAEYTKVAVVLGLAVVLTLKPTKGVLSGMSERDDAVTPRRIAAAGLVAGLPTGIIMLLPDLGSAMVILVATAGLLVFAGTSGRWLAALGAGAAVAAVAATQLHLLAQHQVNRFAAFADPHLDPQGVGYNTAQARLAIGSGGVLGKGLFNGTQTNGRYVPEQQTDFVFTVAGEELGFVGGVVLIALFGVLLMRGIAIARQCDDLFGMLVCAGVVSWFAFETFENIGMTLGIMPVAGIPLPFVSYGGSSMFASFIAVGLVENVRLRSTRPAITVQ encoded by the coding sequence GTGACCCTGAACCCCGCGATCTACAAAGGCCCGGCGGCGATGCCGGTGGCCGAGAGCCGGCGCCGCGCCAGCCGGCTGCGCCGCTTCGACTGGACGCTGCTGGCCGCGGCGCTGGCGCTGTCGGTCTACGGCGCGATCCTGGTGTGGTCGGCGACCCGCGGGCGCACCAGCCTGACCGGCGGCGACCCGCAGTTCTTCCTGAAGCGGCACCTGATGAACCTGGCGATCGGCCTGGTCCTCATGGCGCTGACGTCGCTGCTGTCCTACGCGTGGGTGCGCGCGGTCACACCGGTGTTCTACGTGCTGGCGCTGCTGGGGCTGGTCGCTGTGCTCAGCCCTCTGGGCTCGACGGTCAACGGCGCGAAGTCCTGGATCGAGCTCGGCGGGGGCTTCTCCATCCAGCCCGCCGAGTACACCAAGGTCGCGGTGGTCCTGGGCCTGGCGGTGGTGCTGACGCTGAAGCCGACCAAGGGCGTGCTGTCCGGCATGTCGGAGCGGGACGACGCGGTGACCCCGCGCCGTATCGCAGCCGCCGGCCTGGTCGCCGGGCTGCCGACCGGCATCATCATGTTGCTGCCGGACCTGGGCTCGGCCATGGTGATCCTGGTCGCCACCGCCGGCCTGCTGGTCTTCGCCGGCACCAGCGGCCGCTGGCTGGCTGCTCTCGGTGCCGGCGCGGCGGTCGCCGCCGTGGCCGCGACCCAGCTGCACCTGCTGGCCCAGCACCAGGTCAACCGGTTCGCGGCGTTCGCCGACCCGCATCTGGACCCGCAGGGCGTCGGTTACAACACCGCGCAGGCGCGGCTGGCCATCGGCTCCGGCGGGGTGCTGGGCAAGGGGCTGTTCAACGGCACGCAGACCAACGGCCGCTACGTCCCCGAGCAGCAGACGGACTTCGTCTTCACCGTGGCCGGCGAGGAGTTGGGCTTCGTCGGCGGCGTGGTCCTCATCGCGCTGTTCGGGGTCCTGCTGATGCGTGGCATCGCCATCGCCCGGCAGTGCGACGACCTGTTCGGCATGCTGGTCTGCGCCGGCGTGGTGAGCTGGTTCGCCTTCGAGACCTTCGAGAACATCGGCATGACCTTGGGGATCATGCCGGTCGCAGGCATCCCGCTGCCGTTCGTCTCCTACGGCGGCTCGTCGATGTTCGCCAGCTTCATCGCCGTCGGGCTGGTGGAGAATGTGCGGCTGCGGTCCACGCGGCCGGCGATCACGGTGCAGTGA
- the mrdA gene encoding penicillin-binding protein 2: MTSDGSRLADRRHARLMVLRVLVLALLGTLVARLWYLQVRTGQTFRDAAAANDVRTVITPAVRGDILDDLGRPLVDNKSALTLSVDRNTLLGTKDHGVSTLARLASVLGTTPQAISDQIRPCTAKVSKPCWNGSLLQPVPIARNVSVQQALTVSEEHELYPGVTAGPDTVRRFPAPYSLNAAHILGYLSPVTENELAAATAKGEVMQRSDLVGRAGLEETYDSYLRGQEGETQVSVDILGHAQSTLATIPPVNGDHLVTSIDARIQAVAERELNNAVSRARSQTSPTNGKPYVADSAATVVLDARTGRVVAMASTPTYDPNVFTGGISQSDYAALTDASAGTPLLSRAYQGQFAPGSTFKAVTTTAMLQDGFGTGTYDCSPAFKIGSQSFTNFEGEAFGPISLKRAIEVSCDTVFYGVAYQMWLRDGGLKPVAHPLEPIATMAHAFGLGAKTGIDLPGEAKGDIQTRAEKQVTWNNMHGIWCKRAKDGYPELLGSDPARAAYLQEIAKENCTDGFKYQPGDAAISAIGQGGDLVTPLQLARVYAAVANGGTLYQPQIGRALIAPDGKVVKDLTPIVTRKLPVSGSTLAFLEDALHGTSTEGTAGPAFAAWPENVIPTYAKTGTAEVYGKQTTSCFVAYAGTETGPRYVVAMMVSQGGTGVGTSGPSVEAILAALFGVDMGHPDPNGTLPTALPVVRPDGLLPTLPPATTLPTPPPPSASPTTKQ, from the coding sequence ATGACTTCCGACGGCAGCCGGCTGGCCGACCGGCGGCACGCGCGGCTGATGGTGCTGCGGGTGCTGGTCCTGGCGCTGCTCGGGACGCTGGTCGCCCGGCTGTGGTACCTGCAGGTCCGCACCGGCCAGACCTTCCGCGACGCCGCCGCCGCGAACGACGTCCGCACCGTCATCACCCCGGCGGTGCGCGGCGACATCCTGGACGACCTGGGCCGCCCGCTGGTCGACAACAAGTCGGCGCTGACCCTGTCGGTCGACCGCAACACCCTGCTGGGCACCAAGGACCACGGCGTCTCCACACTGGCCCGCCTGGCCTCGGTGCTGGGCACCACGCCGCAGGCCATCTCCGACCAGATCCGGCCCTGCACCGCGAAGGTCTCCAAGCCCTGCTGGAACGGCTCGCTGCTGCAGCCGGTCCCGATCGCCCGCAACGTCTCGGTGCAGCAGGCGCTGACGGTCTCCGAGGAGCACGAGCTCTACCCGGGCGTGACCGCGGGCCCGGACACCGTCCGCCGCTTCCCGGCGCCCTACAGCCTGAACGCCGCGCACATCCTGGGCTACCTGTCGCCGGTCACCGAGAACGAGCTCGCCGCCGCGACCGCCAAGGGCGAGGTGATGCAGCGCTCGGACCTGGTCGGGCGGGCCGGGCTGGAGGAGACCTACGACTCCTACCTGCGCGGCCAGGAAGGCGAGACGCAGGTCTCGGTCGACATCCTCGGGCACGCGCAGTCCACCCTGGCCACCATCCCGCCGGTGAACGGCGACCACCTGGTGACCTCGATCGACGCCCGGATCCAGGCCGTCGCCGAGCGCGAGCTGAACAACGCGGTGAGCCGGGCCCGCTCGCAGACCTCGCCGACCAACGGCAAGCCCTACGTCGCCGACTCGGCGGCCACCGTGGTGCTGGACGCGCGCACCGGCCGCGTGGTGGCGATGGCCAGCACCCCGACCTACGACCCCAACGTCTTCACCGGCGGCATCTCACAGTCCGACTACGCCGCGCTGACCGACGCCTCGGCCGGCACCCCGCTGCTGTCCCGGGCCTACCAGGGCCAGTTCGCGCCGGGGTCGACGTTCAAGGCCGTGACCACCACCGCGATGCTCCAGGACGGCTTCGGCACCGGCACCTATGACTGCTCGCCGGCCTTCAAGATCGGCAGCCAGAGCTTCACCAACTTCGAGGGCGAGGCCTTCGGGCCGATCTCGCTCAAGCGCGCCATCGAAGTGTCCTGCGACACGGTCTTCTACGGCGTCGCCTACCAGATGTGGCTGCGGGACGGCGGCCTGAAGCCGGTCGCGCACCCGCTGGAACCCATCGCCACCATGGCGCACGCCTTCGGGCTCGGCGCCAAGACCGGCATCGACCTGCCGGGCGAGGCCAAGGGCGACATCCAGACCCGGGCGGAGAAGCAGGTCACCTGGAACAACATGCACGGCATCTGGTGCAAGCGGGCCAAGGACGGCTATCCGGAGCTGCTGGGCTCGGACCCGGCGCGCGCCGCCTACCTGCAGGAGATCGCCAAGGAGAACTGCACCGACGGGTTCAAGTACCAGCCCGGCGACGCCGCGATCTCGGCCATCGGCCAGGGCGGCGACCTGGTGACGCCGCTGCAGCTGGCGCGGGTGTACGCGGCCGTGGCCAACGGCGGCACCCTGTACCAGCCGCAGATCGGCCGCGCGCTGATCGCCCCGGACGGCAAGGTCGTCAAGGACCTGACACCGATCGTGACCCGGAAGCTGCCGGTGTCCGGCTCGACGCTGGCGTTCCTGGAGGACGCGCTGCACGGCACCTCGACCGAGGGCACCGCGGGCCCGGCCTTCGCAGCCTGGCCGGAGAACGTGATTCCGACCTACGCCAAGACGGGAACTGCGGAAGTCTACGGAAAGCAGACCACGTCCTGCTTCGTCGCCTACGCCGGCACCGAGACCGGGCCGCGCTACGTCGTGGCGATGATGGTCTCCCAGGGTGGCACCGGTGTCGGGACGTCGGGGCCGTCGGTGGAGGCGATCCTGGCCGCGCTGTTCGGCGTGGACATGGGCCACCCGGACCCGAACGGCACGCTGCCCACCGCGCTGCCGGTGGTGCGCCCCGACGGCTTGCTGCCGACCCTCCCGCCGGCCACCACCCTGCCCACGCCTCCGCCGCCGTCGGCATCCCCCACCACGAAGCAGTGA
- the galK gene encoding galactokinase — translation MGSVASVVDDARQEVERSFVEQFGGRPTGVWAAPGRVNVIGEHTDYNDGFVLPMAIDRACYAAAAPREDRILRIHAAQLGETVELSLDALVGPGSAADTRGAADPDMTPLAEPAVTGWAGYPVGVAWILQQAGFPVRGADVYLTSTVPVGSGLSSSAALECATALALAGVSEFELSTAELALHTQRAENIYAGVPCGPLDQMSSAFGQDGSVLFIDTRSGEVKPQPFDLAAENALLLVIDTRVSHAHGENGYADRRSACERSAEFLGVRALRDISLSELPESFAKVSVGLGETFARRVRHVVTEDARVEQFVEILHQEPVSLPRLGHRMMQSHASLRDDYEVSAPELDLAVATAVAAGAHGARMTGGGFGGSAIALVDRDLLSDVQDAVVAAFAEHGYTEPQFFPAVASAGAHRIA, via the coding sequence ATGGGATCGGTCGCATCGGTCGTGGACGACGCACGGCAGGAAGTTGAGCGGAGTTTCGTCGAGCAGTTCGGCGGCCGTCCCACCGGCGTGTGGGCCGCGCCGGGCCGGGTGAACGTCATCGGCGAGCACACCGACTACAACGACGGCTTCGTGCTGCCGATGGCCATCGACCGCGCCTGCTACGCGGCCGCCGCCCCGCGCGAGGACCGGATCCTGCGGATCCACGCCGCCCAACTCGGCGAGACCGTCGAGCTCTCCCTGGACGCCCTCGTCGGCCCCGGCTCCGCCGCCGACACCCGCGGCGCGGCGGACCCCGACATGACGCCGCTGGCCGAACCCGCCGTCACCGGCTGGGCCGGCTACCCGGTCGGCGTCGCCTGGATCCTGCAGCAGGCCGGCTTCCCGGTCCGCGGCGCGGACGTGTACCTGACGAGCACGGTGCCGGTCGGCTCCGGCCTGTCCTCCTCCGCCGCGCTGGAGTGCGCGACGGCGCTGGCGCTGGCCGGCGTCTCGGAGTTCGAGCTCAGCACGGCCGAACTGGCCCTGCACACGCAGCGCGCGGAGAACATCTACGCCGGCGTGCCCTGCGGCCCGCTGGACCAGATGTCCTCGGCGTTCGGCCAGGACGGCTCGGTGCTGTTCATCGACACCCGCAGCGGCGAGGTCAAGCCGCAGCCCTTCGATCTGGCCGCGGAGAACGCGCTGCTGCTCGTCATCGACACCCGCGTCTCGCACGCGCACGGCGAGAACGGCTACGCCGACCGCCGCTCGGCCTGCGAGCGCTCGGCGGAGTTCCTGGGTGTCAGGGCTCTGCGTGACATCTCGCTGTCCGAGCTCCCCGAGTCGTTCGCGAAGGTCTCCGTCGGGCTCGGCGAGACGTTCGCGCGCCGGGTGCGGCACGTCGTCACCGAGGACGCCCGGGTCGAGCAGTTCGTCGAGATCCTGCATCAGGAGCCTGTCTCGCTGCCGCGCCTCGGGCACCGCATGATGCAGTCGCACGCCTCGCTGCGCGACGACTACGAAGTCAGCGCCCCCGAACTCGACCTCGCCGTGGCCACCGCGGTCGCGGCCGGCGCGCACGGCGCGCGGATGACCGGCGGCGGCTTCGGCGGCAGCGCCATCGCACTGGTGGACCGCGACCTGCTGTCGGACGTGCAGGACGCCGTCGTCGCGGCTTTCGCAGAACACGGATACACCGAACCGCAGTTCTTCCCCGCCGTCGCCTCGGCCGGCGCGCACCGAATCGCCTGA
- a CDS encoding helix-turn-helix domain-containing protein yields the protein MGDGTTTDFATQIGARIRRLRQDRDVSLSALARDAGVGKATLSGLEDGSRGNPTVETLYAIAGRLGVPIGALLPDPPHDGDKTLETIHGTAVSATLLETFSDVDANTDTELFRLHIRPGHEQLSPAHPPGTVEYLTVFTGTARVGRPDAPLTIPAGGHASWLADVPHTYRAIGDEDVFASLLIRTPKPPKPPKPPKPSKNN from the coding sequence GTGGGAGACGGCACGACAACGGACTTCGCGACCCAGATCGGCGCACGCATCCGACGCCTGCGCCAAGACCGCGACGTCAGCCTCTCGGCCCTGGCTCGCGACGCCGGCGTCGGCAAAGCGACGCTCTCGGGCCTGGAAGACGGCTCGCGCGGCAACCCCACCGTCGAGACGCTGTACGCGATCGCCGGCCGCCTCGGCGTCCCGATCGGCGCGCTGCTCCCCGATCCGCCGCACGACGGCGACAAAACGCTGGAGACGATTCACGGAACGGCAGTCTCGGCGACTCTGCTGGAGACCTTTTCCGATGTGGACGCGAACACGGACACCGAGCTCTTCCGTCTCCACATCCGCCCCGGCCACGAGCAGCTCTCCCCCGCGCATCCCCCGGGAACCGTCGAATACCTCACCGTCTTCACCGGAACAGCGCGCGTGGGCCGACCTGACGCACCGCTGACCATCCCAGCCGGCGGCCACGCCTCATGGCTCGCGGACGTACCGCACACCTACCGCGCGATCGGCGACGAAGACGTCTTCGCCAGCCTGCTGATTCGCACGCCCAAGCCGCCGAAGCCCCCGAAACCGCCGAAGCCGTCAAAGAACAACTAA
- the mreD gene encoding rod shape-determining protein MreD — protein MRLTGFLALICGLALVLALQDALLTAARLPLAAPDLLLAVVAAIGFARGPRTGLVAGFLLGLAADVSPPAAHAIGSQAFVLCLCGYLAGRAAGAVQGTVLRPILVVACLAAFTPFLYAGLDFAVGTAQFHGVPAAAAASALYTGVLAPFVIPVVGFVLGRGETRGLPTQRSHSRLPGVKTLNRRASAGSTQVL, from the coding sequence TTGAGACTCACCGGCTTCCTCGCCCTTATCTGCGGCCTGGCCCTGGTCCTGGCGCTGCAGGACGCGCTGCTGACCGCGGCGCGCCTGCCGCTGGCCGCGCCCGACCTGCTGCTGGCGGTGGTCGCCGCGATCGGCTTCGCCCGCGGCCCGCGCACCGGCCTGGTCGCCGGCTTCCTGCTCGGCCTGGCCGCCGACGTCTCGCCGCCGGCCGCGCACGCGATCGGCAGCCAGGCGTTCGTGCTCTGCCTGTGCGGCTACCTCGCCGGCCGCGCCGCCGGGGCGGTGCAGGGCACGGTCCTGCGGCCGATCCTGGTGGTCGCGTGCCTGGCCGCGTTCACTCCGTTCCTGTACGCCGGGCTGGACTTCGCGGTCGGCACCGCGCAGTTCCACGGCGTGCCGGCCGCCGCCGCGGCGTCCGCGCTGTACACCGGCGTGCTCGCGCCGTTCGTCATCCCGGTGGTCGGCTTCGTGCTCGGCCGCGGCGAGACCCGCGGCCTGCCCACCCAGCGCTCGCACAGCCGCCTGCCGGGCGTCAAGACTCTGAATCGCCGCGCCTCGGCCGGCAGTACGCAGGTGCTGTAG
- a CDS encoding benzoate/H(+) symporter BenE family transporter produces the protein MAVEQVGGAVAGVGADRAAGAVDDQSSGLGPTFGAGVVTALVGFTSSFAVVIAGLRAIGATERQAASGLLVLSVSMGVAGIVFSVRHRMPISIAWSTPGAALLVSVGAGRAHSGHGGATGYREALGAFAVAGLLTLITGFSRTLTRWIATIPAPISAAMLAGVIAPICLESAQAAVRLPRLALPALVVWVVLGRFAKRWAVPASLATAFIGLALDPSTRGHLTGGLLPTLTATTPRFDIGTLISLALPLYLVTMASQNLAGIAVMRGYGYEPPIREVLMGTGAATTLGAPFGGIAINFAAITAALAASPDAHRDPHRRWIAATTAGALYVVLGLGAAAATALLIAAPPLLIEGVAGLALLPALGGALTTALTDTRYREPAAAAFVTTASGITVAGIGAAFWGLLVGLTLLATSQFRSHQVNNT, from the coding sequence GTGGCTGTCGAGCAGGTCGGGGGCGCTGTCGCCGGTGTCGGTGCCGACCGCGCGGCCGGCGCCGTTGACGATCAGTCTTCCGGGCTCGGTCCGACGTTCGGCGCGGGTGTCGTCACCGCGCTCGTCGGCTTCACGAGCTCCTTCGCCGTGGTCATCGCCGGGTTGCGCGCGATCGGCGCCACGGAGCGCCAGGCGGCTTCCGGGCTTTTGGTGCTCAGCGTTTCGATGGGTGTCGCGGGGATCGTCTTCAGCGTTCGCCACCGGATGCCGATCAGCATCGCGTGGTCGACCCCTGGTGCTGCGCTGTTGGTGAGCGTTGGGGCGGGGCGTGCGCATTCCGGGCATGGAGGCGCGACCGGCTACCGCGAAGCGCTCGGCGCGTTCGCTGTGGCGGGGTTGCTGACTCTCATCACCGGTTTCTCCCGCACCCTCACTCGCTGGATCGCGACCATCCCCGCGCCGATCTCGGCCGCGATGCTCGCCGGCGTGATCGCCCCGATCTGTTTGGAGTCGGCGCAGGCGGCGGTTCGTTTGCCGCGCTTGGCGTTGCCCGCGCTCGTGGTCTGGGTCGTGCTCGGCCGCTTCGCCAAGCGCTGGGCCGTCCCCGCGAGCCTGGCGACCGCCTTCATCGGCCTCGCCCTCGACCCGTCCACCCGCGGCCACCTGACCGGCGGCCTGCTCCCGACCCTGACGGCCACCACCCCGCGCTTCGATATCGGAACCCTGATAAGCCTCGCCCTCCCGCTGTACCTGGTGACGATGGCCTCGCAGAACCTCGCCGGCATAGCCGTGATGCGCGGCTACGGCTACGAACCACCCATCCGCGAAGTCCTAATGGGCACCGGCGCGGCCACCACCCTCGGCGCCCCCTTCGGCGGCATAGCCATCAACTTCGCCGCGATCACCGCCGCCCTCGCCGCCAGCCCCGACGCGCACCGCGACCCCCACCGCCGCTGGATAGCCGCCACCACCGCCGGCGCGCTGTACGTCGTCCTCGGCCTAGGCGCCGCAGCAGCCACAGCACTGCTGATAGCAGCCCCACCACTGCTCATAGAAGGCGTCGCAGGCCTGGCGCTCCTCCCGGCCCTCGGCGGCGCCCTGACCACCGCCCTCACCGACACCCGCTACCGCGAACCGGCAGCAGCAGCCTTCGTCACCACCGCCTCCGGCATCACCGTAGCGGGCATCGGAGCAGCCTTCTGGGGCCTCCTCGTCGGCCTCACCCTCCTGGCAACATCCCAGTTCCGAAGCCATCAAGTGAACAACACGTGA
- the galT gene encoding galactose-1-phosphate uridylyltransferase: protein MDLDLTRTVTKLSDGRELIYYDETPGQDRSAADERDLPTVSTTSELRRDPLTGEITAVAGHRQDRTFLPAADQCPLDPSRPGHLSEIPAADYDVAVFENRFPSLAGDTGRCEVVVFSAEHSASFGALPVSRIRHIVDVWADRTTELAARAGVEYVYCFENRGVEVGVTLHHPHGQIYAFTFIPPRMQKMLDVATAYHESTGGCVACDSLAEEKADGARIITAGEYFTAYVPYAGRWPFQVDIVPNRHMPDIPALTSAERDELAAIGKDCVQRLDALFDGPMPYIGSWYQAPVSAGRAESHLRWQLAALRRAPGKLKYLAGTESGAGAFMNDIRPERAAAMLRGEDA, encoded by the coding sequence ATGGACCTCGATCTGACCAGGACCGTCACCAAGCTCTCGGACGGCAGGGAGCTGATCTACTACGACGAGACCCCCGGCCAGGACCGCTCCGCCGCCGACGAGCGCGATCTGCCGACCGTGTCGACCACCAGCGAGCTGCGGCGCGACCCGCTCACCGGGGAGATCACGGCGGTCGCCGGGCACCGCCAGGACCGCACCTTCCTGCCGGCCGCCGACCAGTGCCCGCTGGACCCCTCGCGCCCCGGGCACCTCAGCGAGATCCCGGCCGCCGACTACGACGTGGCGGTGTTCGAGAACCGCTTCCCGTCGCTGGCCGGCGACACGGGGCGGTGCGAGGTGGTGGTGTTCAGCGCCGAGCACTCGGCGTCGTTCGGCGCGCTGCCGGTCTCGCGGATCCGGCACATCGTCGACGTGTGGGCCGACCGGACGACCGAGCTGGCCGCTCGGGCCGGGGTCGAGTACGTGTACTGCTTCGAGAACCGCGGCGTGGAGGTCGGCGTCACGCTGCACCATCCGCACGGGCAGATCTACGCGTTCACCTTCATACCACCGCGGATGCAGAAGATGCTGGACGTGGCTACCGCGTATCACGAGAGCACCGGCGGCTGCGTGGCGTGTGACTCGCTGGCGGAGGAGAAGGCCGACGGCGCGCGGATCATCACCGCGGGCGAGTACTTCACCGCGTATGTGCCGTACGCGGGCCGGTGGCCGTTCCAGGTGGACATAGTCCCGAACCGGCATATGCCGGACATCCCGGCGCTGACCTCCGCCGAGCGCGACGAGTTGGCGGCCATCGGCAAGGACTGCGTCCAGCGGCTGGACGCGCTGTTCGACGGGCCGATGCCGTACATCGGCTCGTGGTATCAGGCCCCTGTCAGCGCGGGTCGTGCCGAGTCGCATCTGCGGTGGCAGCTCGCGGCTTTGCGGCGGGCGCCGGGGAAGCTGAAGTACTTGGCGGGGACGGAGTCGGGGGCGGGGGCGTTCATGAACGACATTCGACCGGAGCGTGCTGCGGCGATGTTGCGGGGCGAGGACGCTTAG